In Prunus dulcis chromosome 2, ALMONDv2, whole genome shotgun sequence, a single genomic region encodes these proteins:
- the LOC117617399 gene encoding golgin candidate 5-like → MLLGELFAMQRRLVSYFCDDELASGLWPSSTEGKLLFDPVISFMGQTNEGSSVDSSQKAESSEHPPKVDKSSGESESPQKLSTVEAKEGVKTETLQHSSTEQMADKEETEVVKEETDDKHVATVEETETVVAEPEKSESESSSLPVEPFEPTVKNDGPSEYVGSQDDNKISVVGPSVNPETMQGKSRAVEVDQVEEGHTVLPREAHDVDVDEQKTQVEQKDGHMTQAGEIVETVAMVEAESPTDSQPGGFPLC, encoded by the exons ATGCTGCTGGGAGAATTGTTTGCAATGCAGAGAAGACTTGTCTCTTACTTTTGTGATGATGAACTGG CTTCAGGATTATGGCCTTCGTCTACTGAAGGGAAATTGCTATTTGATCCTGTTATATCTTTTATGGGACAAACAAATGAGGGAAGTAGTGTTGATTCATCACAGAAAGCTGAGTCTTCAGAGCATCCGCCAAAGGTTGACAAATCATCAGGGGAATCTGAATCTCCACAAAAACTCTCTACTGTTGAGGCAAAGGAAGGGGTCAAAACAGAAACTTTACAACACTCTTCAACTGAACAGATGGCTGATAAGGAGGAAACTGAAGTTGTCAAGGAAGAAACAGATGATAAGCATGTTGCGACGGTGGAGGAAACAGAGACTGTGGTAGCAGAGCCTGAAAAATCTGAATCTGAATCATCTTCACTGCCAGTTGAGCCCTTTGAACCCACTGTTAAGAATGATGGCCCATCAGAATATGTGGGTTCTCAAGATGACAACAAGATTTCAGTAGTGGGACCCTCAGTAAATCCAGAAACAATGCAGGGTAAGTCAAGAGCTGTTGAGGTAGATCAAGTTGAGGAGGGTCATACTGTTCTTCCGCGTGAGGCACATGATGTTGATGTGGATGAACAAAAGACACAAGTAGAGCAGAAGGATGGACATATGACTCAGGCTGGAGAGATTGTTGAAACAGTTGCTATGGTTGAAGCTGAGTCTCCAACTGATAGCCAGCCTGGAGGTTTTCCTCTTTGCTAA
- the LOC117618019 gene encoding disease resistance protein RPV1-like, whose protein sequence is MCPIFLNGRSEATFINHIVEEILIVVLNRTFWNVAKYPVGIQSHVQVVEMLLDVGGNGRFMVGIWGASGIGKTTIAKAIGNEIAHKFEGSCFLPNVRENSMPQYGGLIQLQETLLQEILGGKKLKIASTDKGISIIHKLLRLKKILLILDDVNQLEQLDNLAGVGWFGEGSRVIITTQDSGLLKCHGIELIYEVQKLFDYQALELFSLNAFGINEPPNDYLELAQRAIDYAQGLPLAITLLGSHLCNKGIHRWQTILDGYEGEPYLGIQKILRKSYDALENSMQQVFLDIACFFKGEDKDYVIQDLDA, encoded by the exons atgtgtccaatttttttaaatggtaGGTCTGAAGCTACATTTATCAACCACATCGTTGAAGAGATCTTAATCGTAGTACTGAACCGCACATTTTGGAATGTGGCCAAGTACCCAGTTGGAATTCAGTCTCATGTACAAGTTGTGGAAATGCTTTTGGATGTTGGTGGGAATGGTCGTTTCATGGTTGGGATATGGGGGGCATCTGGAATAGGCAAGACAACAATTGCAAAAGCTATAGGGAATGAAATTGCCCATAAGTTTGAAGGAAGTTGTTTCTTGCCAAATGTTAGAGAAAATTCAATGCCACAATATGGAGGCTTAATCCAACTACAGGAGACTCTCCTTCAAGAGATTCTTGGTGGtaaaaagttgaaaattgCCAGTACTGATAAAGGTATCTCTATTATACATAAACTATTGAGGCTTAAAAAGATTCTCTTAATTCTTGATGATGTGAATCAGTTGGAGCAATTAGACAACTTGGCTGGAGTTGGTTGGTTTGGTGAGGGTAGTAGAGTCATCATAACTACACAAGATAGTGGATTGCTAAAATGTCATGGAATTGAGTTGATATACGAGGTCCAAAAGTTATTTGACTACCAAGCTCTTGAACTTTTCAGTTTGAATGCCTTCGGAATAAATGAACCTCCAAATGATTATTTGGAACTCGCACAACGAGCAATAGACTATGCTCAAGGCCTTCCACTAGCTATAACACTTTTAGGTTCCCATCTTTGTAATAAAGGTATACATCGTTGGCAAACTATATTAGATGGTTACGAAGGAGAACCTTATTTAGGTATTCAGAAAATACTTCGAAAAAGTTATGATGCATTGGAAAATTCAATGCAACAAGTTTTTCTTGACATTGCATGCTTCTTCAAAGGTGAAGATAAGGACTATGTGATACAA GATTTGGATGCATGA
- the LOC117617397 gene encoding disease resistance protein RUN1-like isoform X1, with product MTTESSSNLLSSSSSTSGWKYDVFLSCRRNDSCRKFKDHLYAALNQRGIFTIGDDDELERGREEAILKAVEESRYVILVLSQNYASSTWCLDALAKAVECTKSMGQTILPIFYDVEPSEVLRQKGSFAEAFSEHEQVFKDNMGKVYRWRAALNTVGNLNGWNLQDGYESRVIQTIVEWIFNELNESISSVSKDLVGVDSRVKGFLSFLDLETRPDDAQIIGISGIKGIGKTTIARVVFDSIRARFEACSFLADIREVTFKQGPTHLQKQLLSDLLKRNVNIWNVEMGINVLRERLHTKMVLIVLDDVDQLEQLAALCDRSCFGLGSRIIITSRDERLLSTFGVDKVYEVEPLTDEEAFKLFSSKAFKKDVVGEEFLELSKNVVEFANGLPLALKGLGSFLFGRSIKEWSSALDRLKENPAENLLMYMK from the exons ATGACCACGGAAAGTTCCTCtaatcttctctcttcttcttcttcaacctctGGATGGAAGTACGATGTCTTCCTCAGTTGCAGACGCAATGACAGCTGCAGAAAATTTAAAGACCATCTGTATGCTGCTTTGAATCAGAGGGGAATATTCACAATTGGAGATGACGATGAATTGGAAAGGGGGAGGGAAGAAGCCATCTTGAAAGCAGTTGAAGAATCAAGATATGTAATTCTTGTTCTTTCACAAAATTACGCCAGTTCAACATGGTGCTTGGATGCGCTTGCAAAGGCTGTTGAATGCACAAAATCGATGGGGCAGACAATACTCCCAATCTTCTATGACGTGGAACCATCTGAGGTACTAAGACAAAAGGGGAGCTTTGCGGAAGCCTTCTCGGAGCATGAACAAGTCTTCAAGGACAATATGGGGAAGGTGTACAGGTGGAGAGCGGCACTTAATACAGTAGGTAATCTCAACGGATGGAATTTGCAAGACGG ATACGAATCCAGAGTTATTCAAACTATTGTCGAATGGATTTTCAATGAACTAAATGAATCGATCTCAAGTGTATCCAAGGATTTAGTTGGGGTAGATTCTCGCGTGAAAGGGTTTCTCTCATTCTTGGACTTAGAGACACGGCCGGATGATGCTCAGATAATAGGGATTTCAGGGATTAAGGGTATAGGTAAAACAACTATTGCACGAGTTGTTTTTGACAGCATCCGTGCTAGGTTTGAAGCTTGCAGCTTTCTTGCCGATATTAGAGAGGTAACTTTCAAACAAGGTCCAACTCATTTACAAAAGCAACTTCTTTCAGACTTGCTGAAAAGAAATGTAAATATATGGAATGTTGAAATGGGAATAAATGTACTAAGGGAGAGACTACACACTAAAATGGTTCTGATCGTTCTTGATGACGTGGATCAGTTAGAACAATTGGCAGCATTGTGTGATCGTAGTTGTTTTGGTTTAGGTAGTAGGATCATCATAACATCAAGAGATGAACGTCTGCTGAGCACATTTGGAGTGGATAAAGTATACGAGGTTGAGCCGTTAACGGACGAGGAAGCTTTTAAGCTCTTCAGTTCGAAAGCCTTCAAGAAGGATGTGGTTGGAGAAGAGTTTCTTGAGCTATCAAAGAATGTTGTAGAATTTGCTAATGGTCTTCCATTAGCTCTTAAAGGTTTGGGTTCGTTCCTTTTTGGTCGAAGCATAAAAGAATGGTCAAGTGCGTTGGATAGACTGAAGGAAAATCCAGCAGAAAACTTATTGATGTACATGAAGTAA
- the LOC117618020 gene encoding disease resistance protein TAO1-like, with translation MAHYAVDCWDAEIESSYGWIECVGIADRSAYDLRAHSEKSGEALVAHNKISRTKRSRGKIKGIMMEFPKPNAITLNATSFSGMDKLEIFINRNAILSGHIKYLPNDLRFLDWGQCQLRSLPSKFYAMHLAVFNMPCGSMRKLQKFKYMPKLKSLNLSGCQFLKKIPDLSGIPNIKWLNLSNCTSLVEVEDSVGLLDKLVELNLDGCVKLTRFATTLRLKSLERLCLRNCGRLESFPEIEDKLESLVILNIGESGIRGLPSSVAYLTGITFMSAGYCDNLTFTSLCSIYGLQRLTTFGDKVNSDPNISLALPKLVFFNLQGCNLSESNFVLPLDCLFTFTFLDLSGNNFVRCQGCISKFVNLWFLRLNGXLIAPISHFQKT, from the exons ATGGCTCACTATGCCGTTGATTGTTGGGATGCTGAGATTGAAAGTTCCTATGGCTGGATTGAGTGTGTTGGTATAGCTGATAGATCAGCATATGACTTGCGTGCTCATTCCGAGAAAAGTGGCGAAGCACTTGTGGCTCATAATAAAATTTCCAGAACCAAGAGAAGTAGAG GGAAAATTAAAGGCATCATGATGGAGTTTCCCAAGCCAAATGCGATAACATTGAATGCAACAAGCTTCTCTGGGATGGACAAgcttgaaattttcataaatcGCAATGCAATTCTATCTGGACACATTAAATATCTACCCAACGACTTGAGGTTCCTTGATTGGGGTCAATGCCAGTTACGTTCATTGCCATCCAAGTTTTATGCAATGCATCTTGCTGTGTTCAATATGCCTTGCGGTAGTATGAGAAAGTTGCAAAAATTTAAG TATATGCCAAAGCTGAAATCTTTGAATTTGAGTGGCTGTcaattcttaaaaaaaatccctgaCTTATCCGGAATCCCAAATATAAAGTGGCTGAATCTAAGTAATTGTACAAGTTTGGTTGAGGTTGAAGATTCTGTTGGACTCCTTGATAAACTTGTTGAATTGAATCTTGATGGATGCGTTAAGCTTACAAGGTTTGCAACAACACTTAGATTGAAATCCCTGGAAAGGCTTTGTCTACGTAATTGTGGAAGGCTTGAGAGCTTCCCAGAAATAGAGGACAAGTTGGAATCCCTGGTGATTTTGAATATCGGAGAAAGTGGCATAAGAGGATTGCCATCATCAGTTGCATATCTTACTGGGATTACATTTATGAGTGCTGGTTATTGTGACAACCTTACATTTACGTCATTGTGTAGCATATATGGATTGCAACGTCTCACTACATTTGGCGATAAGGTGAACTCTGACCCAAACATCTCATTAGCGCTTCCCAAGCTAGTTTTCTTTAATCTCCAAGGATGCAATTTATCAGAAAGTAACTTCGTCCTGCCTCTCGACTGCTTGTTCACGTTTACATTTCTTGATCTATCGGGAAACAATTTTGTCAGATGTCAGGGATGCATTAGTAAATTTGTCAACTTATGGTTTCTTAGATTAAATGGTNAATTGATTGCACCCATATCACATTTTCAGAAAACCTGA
- the LOC117617397 gene encoding disease resistance protein RPV1-like isoform X2 has product MTTESSSNLLSSSSSTSGWKYDVFLSCRRNDSCRKFKDHLYAALNQRGIFTIGDDDELERGREEAILKAVEESRYVILVLSQNYASSTWCLDALAKAVECTKSMGQTILPIFYDVEPSEVLRQKGSFAEAFSEHEQVFKDNMGKVYRWRAALNTVGNLNGWNLQDGYESRVIQTIVEWIFNELNESISSVSKDLVGVDSRVKGFLSFLDLETRPDDAQIIGISGIKGIGKTTIARVVFDSIRARFEACSFLADIREVVGSS; this is encoded by the exons ATGACCACGGAAAGTTCCTCtaatcttctctcttcttcttcttcaacctctGGATGGAAGTACGATGTCTTCCTCAGTTGCAGACGCAATGACAGCTGCAGAAAATTTAAAGACCATCTGTATGCTGCTTTGAATCAGAGGGGAATATTCACAATTGGAGATGACGATGAATTGGAAAGGGGGAGGGAAGAAGCCATCTTGAAAGCAGTTGAAGAATCAAGATATGTAATTCTTGTTCTTTCACAAAATTACGCCAGTTCAACATGGTGCTTGGATGCGCTTGCAAAGGCTGTTGAATGCACAAAATCGATGGGGCAGACAATACTCCCAATCTTCTATGACGTGGAACCATCTGAGGTACTAAGACAAAAGGGGAGCTTTGCGGAAGCCTTCTCGGAGCATGAACAAGTCTTCAAGGACAATATGGGGAAGGTGTACAGGTGGAGAGCGGCACTTAATACAGTAGGTAATCTCAACGGATGGAATTTGCAAGACGG ATACGAATCCAGAGTTATTCAAACTATTGTCGAATGGATTTTCAATGAACTAAATGAATCGATCTCAAGTGTATCCAAGGATTTAGTTGGGGTAGATTCTCGCGTGAAAGGGTTTCTCTCATTCTTGGACTTAGAGACACGGCCGGATGATGCTCAGATAATAGGGATTTCAGGGATTAAGGGTATAGGTAAAACAACTATTGCACGAGTTGTTTTTGACAGCATCCGTGCTAGGTTTGAAGCTTGCAGCTTTCTTGCCGATATTAGAGAG GTAGTAGGATCATCATAA